In one window of Archocentrus centrarchus isolate MPI-CPG fArcCen1 chromosome 11, fArcCen1, whole genome shotgun sequence DNA:
- the trim46b gene encoding tripartite motif-containing 46b isoform X2: protein MMKTGGRYVLKMAEMDLKTATSAMEALVRATSNMKSLEHELHCPVCKEVVKQPVVLPCLHSVCLLCASEVLVANGYPPPELPPEPNSPASTPNTRSPRQARKPTPKNEQRPIDRVLRSGPHPPSPSIPRSPGYGTYPGRRRKEGPPLVMMFPCIPCGRDVELGEKGLTDCLRNLTLERIVERYRHTVSLGSVAVMCQFCKPPQTLEATKGCADCRSNFCNECFKLYHPWGTPRAQHEHIQPTLNFRPKVLTCPEHDQEKLQFYCRSCQRLLCPLCKLRRIHTGHKILPVAQAYQALKEKITKEMNYILSNQDTVLAQITQLESSITQTEVNSVSAREQLAQSIRDLTAALAERHASLTQALEGARQKRGEALAAQVAERRGLLEHAGLMAFTQELLKETDQPCFVQASRQTHNRLSKAIENLQHFTLAADPSFRHFQLDVSKELKLLTELNFIQVPLAPVIDTQRSLAYDQLFLCWRLPPESAPSWHFSVEYRRRGVVPGGASRSGIRGGLAAARWGWQRLDEVSGSSAVIDRLEMDSVYVLRVRGCNKAGYGEYSEEVYLHTPPAPVLNFYLDSRWGLHADRLVVSKEQRCARSVPGLSLLQAADHALTSCHLTSDLLVGDVAITQGRHYWACSVEPGSYLVKVGVGLESKLQEWFHLPQDMASPRYDPDSGHDSGAEDALDCAPPFCFLTMGMGKLYLPQHSYHHQQRDPITNGNSPSSPTGLTYPLPPRLGVCLDFEKGRVTFYDAHSLRPLWEGHVDCSGPVCPAFCFIGGGALQLQELVANRNADQTPVRRVTIQPRVSNLNNN, encoded by the exons TCTAACATGAAGAGCCTGGAGCACGAGTTGCACTGCCCCGTGTGTAAGGAAGTAGTCAAACAGCCCGTGGTCCTGCCATGCCTGCACAGCGTCTGTCTCTTGTGTGCCTCCGAGGTCTTGGTAGCAAATGGCTACCCGCCTCCAGAGCTTCCACCGGAACCCAACTCGCCAGCCTCCACACCTAACACCCGGTCACCTCGTCAGGCACGCAAGCCTACACCTAAAAATGAGCAACGGCCCATTGACCGCGTGCTGCGATCAG GTCCTCACCCGCCTTCGCCATCCATACCACGATCTCCTGGATATGGGACATACCCAGGGCGACGCCGTAAGGAGGGTCCACCCTTGGTGATGATGTTCCCCTGTATCCCCTGTGGCAGAGATGTTGAGCTGGGAGAGAAAGGCCTAACTGACTGTTTGCGTAACCTCACCTTGGAGCGTATAGTGGAGAG GTACAGACACACAGTGAGTCTGGGCAGTGTGGCTGTGATGTGCCAGTTTTGTAAGCCTCCTCAAACTCTGGAAGCCACCAAGGGCTGTGCTGACTGCAGGTCCAATTTCTGCAATGAGTGTTTCAAACTCTATCACCCATGGGGAACGCCACGCGCACAGCATGAGCACATCCAGCCTACACTCAACTTCAGACCAAAG GTATTGACTTGTCCGGAGCACGACCAGGAGAAGCTGCAGTTCTATTGTCGGTCCTGTCAGCGGCTGCTCTGTCCCCTCTGCAAACTGCGccgcattcacactggacacaaaatCCTCCCAGTGGCCCAGGCATACCAAGCGCTGAAG GAGAAGATTACAAAGGAGATGAACTACATTCTGTCCAACCAGGACACAGTTCTGGCTCAGATTACCCAGCTGGAGAGTTCCATCACTCAGACTGAG GTAAACAGCGTGTCAGCCAGAGAGCAGCTGGCTCAGAGCATCAGGGATCTGACGGCTGCTCTCGCAGAGCGTCACGCTTCGCTCACTCAAGCCCTGGAGGGGGCGCGACAGAAACGAGGCGAGGCATTGGCTGCTCAAGTGGCGGAGAGACGGGGCTTATTAGAGCACGCTGGGCTCATGGCGTTTACCCAGGAACTGCTAAAAGAAACAGACCAGCCCTGCTTTGTGCAGGCTTCCCGACAGACTCATAACAG GTTGAGTAAAGCAATTGAGAATCTCCAGCATTTCACACTAGCAGCCGATCCATCCTTCAGGCACTTCCAGCTGGATGTCTCCAAAGAACTCAAACTCCTGACAGAGTTGAACTTCATCCAGG TGCCCTTGGCTCCAGTGATTGATACCCAGCGTAGCCTGGCCTACGACCAGCTTTTCTTGTGCTGGCGACTCCCCCCAGAGTCTGCACCCTCCTGGCACTTTTCTGTAGAGTATCGCCGTCGAGGAGTGGTACCAGGAGGAGCGTCCAGAAGCGGAATCAGAGGAGGATTGGCCGCTGCACGCTGGGGCTGGCAGCGATTGGATGAAGTGAGTGGAAGCAGTGCTGTGATTGACAGGTTGGAGATGGACAGCGTGTATGTGCTGCGGGTAAGAGGCTGCAACAAGGCGGGCTATGGAGAATACAGCGAGGAGGTGTACCTGCACACTCCGCCTGCACCAG TGCTTAACTTCTACCTGGACTCTCGCTGGGGTCTCCATGCTGACAGGCTGGTGGTCAGCAAAGAGCAGCGCTGTGCCCGCAGTGTCCCTGgtctctctctgctgcaggCTGCTGACCACGCCCTCACTTCCTGTCACCTGACTTCTGACCTCCTTGTAGGTGATGTAGCCATTACACAGGGACGGCACTATTGGGCATGCTCAGTGGAGCCTGGGTCTTACCTTGTGAAG GTGGGAGTGGGCCTGGAGTCAAAACTGCAGGAGTGGTTTCACCTTCCGCAAGACATGGCCAGTCCCCG CTACGACCCAGACAGTGGCCATGACAGCGGGGCGGAGGATGCCCTGGATTGTGCTCCACCCTTCTGCTTCCTGACTATGGGGATGGGCAAACTCTACCTACCACAGCACAGCTACCACCATCAACAACGGGACCCCATCACCAACGGCAACAGCCCGTCATCACCCACGGGCCTCACCTACCCGCTGCCGCCCCGGCTCGGTGTGTGCCTTGACTTTGAGAAGGGACGCGTTACGTTCTACGATGCCCACTCTCTGCGGCCTCTGTGGGAAGGCCATGTGGATTGCTCCGGCCCCGTGTGCCCGGCTTTCTGTTTCATTGGTGGAGGagccctgcagctgcaggagctGGTAGCCAATCGCAATGCAGATCAGACTCCGGTCAGACGGGTGACCATCCAGCCCAGAGTTTCCAATTTAAATAATAACTGA
- the trim46b gene encoding tripartite motif-containing 46b isoform X3, translating to MAPRFQVKQSNMKSLEHELHCPVCKEVVKQPVVLPCLHSVCLLCASEVLVANGYPPPELPPEPNSPASTPNTRSPRQARKPTPKNEQRPIDRVLRSGPHPPSPSIPRSPGYGTYPGRRRKEGPPLVMMFPCIPCGRDVELGEKGLTDCLRNLTLERIVERYRHTVSLGSVAVMCQFCKPPQTLEATKGCADCRSNFCNECFKLYHPWGTPRAQHEHIQPTLNFRPKVLTCPEHDQEKLQFYCRSCQRLLCPLCKLRRIHTGHKILPVAQAYQALKEKITKEMNYILSNQDTVLAQITQLESSITQTEVNSVSAREQLAQSIRDLTAALAERHASLTQALEGARQKRGEALAAQVAERRGLLEHAGLMAFTQELLKETDQPCFVQASRQTHNRLSKAIENLQHFTLAADPSFRHFQLDVSKELKLLTELNFIQVPLAPVIDTQRSLAYDQLFLCWRLPPESAPSWHFSVEYRRRGVVPGGASRSGIRGGLAAARWGWQRLDEVSGSSAVIDRLEMDSVYVLRVRGCNKAGYGEYSEEVYLHTPPAPVLNFYLDSRWGLHADRLVVSKEQRCARSVPGLSLLQAADHALTSCHLTSDLLVGDVAITQGRHYWACSVEPGSYLVKVGVGLESKLQEWFHLPQDMASPRYDPDSGHDSGAEDALDCAPPFCFLTMGMGKLYLPQHSYHHQQRDPITNGNSPSSPTGLTYPLPPRLGVCLDFEKGRVTFYDAHSLRPLWEGHVDCSGPVCPAFCFIGGGALQLQELVANRNADQTPVRRVTIQPRVSNLNNN from the exons CAGTCTAACATGAAGAGCCTGGAGCACGAGTTGCACTGCCCCGTGTGTAAGGAAGTAGTCAAACAGCCCGTGGTCCTGCCATGCCTGCACAGCGTCTGTCTCTTGTGTGCCTCCGAGGTCTTGGTAGCAAATGGCTACCCGCCTCCAGAGCTTCCACCGGAACCCAACTCGCCAGCCTCCACACCTAACACCCGGTCACCTCGTCAGGCACGCAAGCCTACACCTAAAAATGAGCAACGGCCCATTGACCGCGTGCTGCGATCAG GTCCTCACCCGCCTTCGCCATCCATACCACGATCTCCTGGATATGGGACATACCCAGGGCGACGCCGTAAGGAGGGTCCACCCTTGGTGATGATGTTCCCCTGTATCCCCTGTGGCAGAGATGTTGAGCTGGGAGAGAAAGGCCTAACTGACTGTTTGCGTAACCTCACCTTGGAGCGTATAGTGGAGAG GTACAGACACACAGTGAGTCTGGGCAGTGTGGCTGTGATGTGCCAGTTTTGTAAGCCTCCTCAAACTCTGGAAGCCACCAAGGGCTGTGCTGACTGCAGGTCCAATTTCTGCAATGAGTGTTTCAAACTCTATCACCCATGGGGAACGCCACGCGCACAGCATGAGCACATCCAGCCTACACTCAACTTCAGACCAAAG GTATTGACTTGTCCGGAGCACGACCAGGAGAAGCTGCAGTTCTATTGTCGGTCCTGTCAGCGGCTGCTCTGTCCCCTCTGCAAACTGCGccgcattcacactggacacaaaatCCTCCCAGTGGCCCAGGCATACCAAGCGCTGAAG GAGAAGATTACAAAGGAGATGAACTACATTCTGTCCAACCAGGACACAGTTCTGGCTCAGATTACCCAGCTGGAGAGTTCCATCACTCAGACTGAG GTAAACAGCGTGTCAGCCAGAGAGCAGCTGGCTCAGAGCATCAGGGATCTGACGGCTGCTCTCGCAGAGCGTCACGCTTCGCTCACTCAAGCCCTGGAGGGGGCGCGACAGAAACGAGGCGAGGCATTGGCTGCTCAAGTGGCGGAGAGACGGGGCTTATTAGAGCACGCTGGGCTCATGGCGTTTACCCAGGAACTGCTAAAAGAAACAGACCAGCCCTGCTTTGTGCAGGCTTCCCGACAGACTCATAACAG GTTGAGTAAAGCAATTGAGAATCTCCAGCATTTCACACTAGCAGCCGATCCATCCTTCAGGCACTTCCAGCTGGATGTCTCCAAAGAACTCAAACTCCTGACAGAGTTGAACTTCATCCAGG TGCCCTTGGCTCCAGTGATTGATACCCAGCGTAGCCTGGCCTACGACCAGCTTTTCTTGTGCTGGCGACTCCCCCCAGAGTCTGCACCCTCCTGGCACTTTTCTGTAGAGTATCGCCGTCGAGGAGTGGTACCAGGAGGAGCGTCCAGAAGCGGAATCAGAGGAGGATTGGCCGCTGCACGCTGGGGCTGGCAGCGATTGGATGAAGTGAGTGGAAGCAGTGCTGTGATTGACAGGTTGGAGATGGACAGCGTGTATGTGCTGCGGGTAAGAGGCTGCAACAAGGCGGGCTATGGAGAATACAGCGAGGAGGTGTACCTGCACACTCCGCCTGCACCAG TGCTTAACTTCTACCTGGACTCTCGCTGGGGTCTCCATGCTGACAGGCTGGTGGTCAGCAAAGAGCAGCGCTGTGCCCGCAGTGTCCCTGgtctctctctgctgcaggCTGCTGACCACGCCCTCACTTCCTGTCACCTGACTTCTGACCTCCTTGTAGGTGATGTAGCCATTACACAGGGACGGCACTATTGGGCATGCTCAGTGGAGCCTGGGTCTTACCTTGTGAAG GTGGGAGTGGGCCTGGAGTCAAAACTGCAGGAGTGGTTTCACCTTCCGCAAGACATGGCCAGTCCCCG CTACGACCCAGACAGTGGCCATGACAGCGGGGCGGAGGATGCCCTGGATTGTGCTCCACCCTTCTGCTTCCTGACTATGGGGATGGGCAAACTCTACCTACCACAGCACAGCTACCACCATCAACAACGGGACCCCATCACCAACGGCAACAGCCCGTCATCACCCACGGGCCTCACCTACCCGCTGCCGCCCCGGCTCGGTGTGTGCCTTGACTTTGAGAAGGGACGCGTTACGTTCTACGATGCCCACTCTCTGCGGCCTCTGTGGGAAGGCCATGTGGATTGCTCCGGCCCCGTGTGCCCGGCTTTCTGTTTCATTGGTGGAGGagccctgcagctgcaggagctGGTAGCCAATCGCAATGCAGATCAGACTCCGGTCAGACGGGTGACCATCCAGCCCAGAGTTTCCAATTTAAATAATAACTGA
- the dpm3 gene encoding dolichol-phosphate mannosyltransferase subunit 3: MTKLLQWLFGVSLLGALWALVTFDLLDLSLPQTYREVAWPMPFYLLVSFGCYSLATVGYRVATFNDCEEAAKELQEQIKEAKGDLRRKGLKI; encoded by the coding sequence ATGACCAAACTCCTGCAGTGGCTGTTCGGTGTGTCGCTGCTGGGCGCACTTTGGGCTTTGGTCACTTTCgacctgttggacctgagcctcCCGCAGACTTACAGAGAGGTCGCCTGGCCGATGCCTTTTTATCTGCTGGTTTCGTTTGGCTGCTACTCCCTAGCCACTGTGGGATACAGGGTGGCCACTTTCAATGACTGTGAGGAGGCGGCGAAAGAGCTACAAGAACAGATAAAAGAAGCTAAAGGGGACTTGAGGagaaaaggtttaaaaatataG
- the trim46b gene encoding tripartite motif-containing 46b isoform X4, which translates to MAPRFQVKSNMKSLEHELHCPVCKEVVKQPVVLPCLHSVCLLCASEVLVANGYPPPELPPEPNSPASTPNTRSPRQARKPTPKNEQRPIDRVLRSGPHPPSPSIPRSPGYGTYPGRRRKEGPPLVMMFPCIPCGRDVELGEKGLTDCLRNLTLERIVERYRHTVSLGSVAVMCQFCKPPQTLEATKGCADCRSNFCNECFKLYHPWGTPRAQHEHIQPTLNFRPKVLTCPEHDQEKLQFYCRSCQRLLCPLCKLRRIHTGHKILPVAQAYQALKEKITKEMNYILSNQDTVLAQITQLESSITQTEVNSVSAREQLAQSIRDLTAALAERHASLTQALEGARQKRGEALAAQVAERRGLLEHAGLMAFTQELLKETDQPCFVQASRQTHNRLSKAIENLQHFTLAADPSFRHFQLDVSKELKLLTELNFIQVPLAPVIDTQRSLAYDQLFLCWRLPPESAPSWHFSVEYRRRGVVPGGASRSGIRGGLAAARWGWQRLDEVSGSSAVIDRLEMDSVYVLRVRGCNKAGYGEYSEEVYLHTPPAPVLNFYLDSRWGLHADRLVVSKEQRCARSVPGLSLLQAADHALTSCHLTSDLLVGDVAITQGRHYWACSVEPGSYLVKVGVGLESKLQEWFHLPQDMASPRYDPDSGHDSGAEDALDCAPPFCFLTMGMGKLYLPQHSYHHQQRDPITNGNSPSSPTGLTYPLPPRLGVCLDFEKGRVTFYDAHSLRPLWEGHVDCSGPVCPAFCFIGGGALQLQELVANRNADQTPVRRVTIQPRVSNLNNN; encoded by the exons TCTAACATGAAGAGCCTGGAGCACGAGTTGCACTGCCCCGTGTGTAAGGAAGTAGTCAAACAGCCCGTGGTCCTGCCATGCCTGCACAGCGTCTGTCTCTTGTGTGCCTCCGAGGTCTTGGTAGCAAATGGCTACCCGCCTCCAGAGCTTCCACCGGAACCCAACTCGCCAGCCTCCACACCTAACACCCGGTCACCTCGTCAGGCACGCAAGCCTACACCTAAAAATGAGCAACGGCCCATTGACCGCGTGCTGCGATCAG GTCCTCACCCGCCTTCGCCATCCATACCACGATCTCCTGGATATGGGACATACCCAGGGCGACGCCGTAAGGAGGGTCCACCCTTGGTGATGATGTTCCCCTGTATCCCCTGTGGCAGAGATGTTGAGCTGGGAGAGAAAGGCCTAACTGACTGTTTGCGTAACCTCACCTTGGAGCGTATAGTGGAGAG GTACAGACACACAGTGAGTCTGGGCAGTGTGGCTGTGATGTGCCAGTTTTGTAAGCCTCCTCAAACTCTGGAAGCCACCAAGGGCTGTGCTGACTGCAGGTCCAATTTCTGCAATGAGTGTTTCAAACTCTATCACCCATGGGGAACGCCACGCGCACAGCATGAGCACATCCAGCCTACACTCAACTTCAGACCAAAG GTATTGACTTGTCCGGAGCACGACCAGGAGAAGCTGCAGTTCTATTGTCGGTCCTGTCAGCGGCTGCTCTGTCCCCTCTGCAAACTGCGccgcattcacactggacacaaaatCCTCCCAGTGGCCCAGGCATACCAAGCGCTGAAG GAGAAGATTACAAAGGAGATGAACTACATTCTGTCCAACCAGGACACAGTTCTGGCTCAGATTACCCAGCTGGAGAGTTCCATCACTCAGACTGAG GTAAACAGCGTGTCAGCCAGAGAGCAGCTGGCTCAGAGCATCAGGGATCTGACGGCTGCTCTCGCAGAGCGTCACGCTTCGCTCACTCAAGCCCTGGAGGGGGCGCGACAGAAACGAGGCGAGGCATTGGCTGCTCAAGTGGCGGAGAGACGGGGCTTATTAGAGCACGCTGGGCTCATGGCGTTTACCCAGGAACTGCTAAAAGAAACAGACCAGCCCTGCTTTGTGCAGGCTTCCCGACAGACTCATAACAG GTTGAGTAAAGCAATTGAGAATCTCCAGCATTTCACACTAGCAGCCGATCCATCCTTCAGGCACTTCCAGCTGGATGTCTCCAAAGAACTCAAACTCCTGACAGAGTTGAACTTCATCCAGG TGCCCTTGGCTCCAGTGATTGATACCCAGCGTAGCCTGGCCTACGACCAGCTTTTCTTGTGCTGGCGACTCCCCCCAGAGTCTGCACCCTCCTGGCACTTTTCTGTAGAGTATCGCCGTCGAGGAGTGGTACCAGGAGGAGCGTCCAGAAGCGGAATCAGAGGAGGATTGGCCGCTGCACGCTGGGGCTGGCAGCGATTGGATGAAGTGAGTGGAAGCAGTGCTGTGATTGACAGGTTGGAGATGGACAGCGTGTATGTGCTGCGGGTAAGAGGCTGCAACAAGGCGGGCTATGGAGAATACAGCGAGGAGGTGTACCTGCACACTCCGCCTGCACCAG TGCTTAACTTCTACCTGGACTCTCGCTGGGGTCTCCATGCTGACAGGCTGGTGGTCAGCAAAGAGCAGCGCTGTGCCCGCAGTGTCCCTGgtctctctctgctgcaggCTGCTGACCACGCCCTCACTTCCTGTCACCTGACTTCTGACCTCCTTGTAGGTGATGTAGCCATTACACAGGGACGGCACTATTGGGCATGCTCAGTGGAGCCTGGGTCTTACCTTGTGAAG GTGGGAGTGGGCCTGGAGTCAAAACTGCAGGAGTGGTTTCACCTTCCGCAAGACATGGCCAGTCCCCG CTACGACCCAGACAGTGGCCATGACAGCGGGGCGGAGGATGCCCTGGATTGTGCTCCACCCTTCTGCTTCCTGACTATGGGGATGGGCAAACTCTACCTACCACAGCACAGCTACCACCATCAACAACGGGACCCCATCACCAACGGCAACAGCCCGTCATCACCCACGGGCCTCACCTACCCGCTGCCGCCCCGGCTCGGTGTGTGCCTTGACTTTGAGAAGGGACGCGTTACGTTCTACGATGCCCACTCTCTGCGGCCTCTGTGGGAAGGCCATGTGGATTGCTCCGGCCCCGTGTGCCCGGCTTTCTGTTTCATTGGTGGAGGagccctgcagctgcaggagctGGTAGCCAATCGCAATGCAGATCAGACTCCGGTCAGACGGGTGACCATCCAGCCCAGAGTTTCCAATTTAAATAATAACTGA
- the trim46b gene encoding tripartite motif-containing 46b isoform X1, with product MMKTGGRYVLKMAEMDLKTATSAMEALVRATQSNMKSLEHELHCPVCKEVVKQPVVLPCLHSVCLLCASEVLVANGYPPPELPPEPNSPASTPNTRSPRQARKPTPKNEQRPIDRVLRSGPHPPSPSIPRSPGYGTYPGRRRKEGPPLVMMFPCIPCGRDVELGEKGLTDCLRNLTLERIVERYRHTVSLGSVAVMCQFCKPPQTLEATKGCADCRSNFCNECFKLYHPWGTPRAQHEHIQPTLNFRPKVLTCPEHDQEKLQFYCRSCQRLLCPLCKLRRIHTGHKILPVAQAYQALKEKITKEMNYILSNQDTVLAQITQLESSITQTEVNSVSAREQLAQSIRDLTAALAERHASLTQALEGARQKRGEALAAQVAERRGLLEHAGLMAFTQELLKETDQPCFVQASRQTHNRLSKAIENLQHFTLAADPSFRHFQLDVSKELKLLTELNFIQVPLAPVIDTQRSLAYDQLFLCWRLPPESAPSWHFSVEYRRRGVVPGGASRSGIRGGLAAARWGWQRLDEVSGSSAVIDRLEMDSVYVLRVRGCNKAGYGEYSEEVYLHTPPAPVLNFYLDSRWGLHADRLVVSKEQRCARSVPGLSLLQAADHALTSCHLTSDLLVGDVAITQGRHYWACSVEPGSYLVKVGVGLESKLQEWFHLPQDMASPRYDPDSGHDSGAEDALDCAPPFCFLTMGMGKLYLPQHSYHHQQRDPITNGNSPSSPTGLTYPLPPRLGVCLDFEKGRVTFYDAHSLRPLWEGHVDCSGPVCPAFCFIGGGALQLQELVANRNADQTPVRRVTIQPRVSNLNNN from the exons CAGTCTAACATGAAGAGCCTGGAGCACGAGTTGCACTGCCCCGTGTGTAAGGAAGTAGTCAAACAGCCCGTGGTCCTGCCATGCCTGCACAGCGTCTGTCTCTTGTGTGCCTCCGAGGTCTTGGTAGCAAATGGCTACCCGCCTCCAGAGCTTCCACCGGAACCCAACTCGCCAGCCTCCACACCTAACACCCGGTCACCTCGTCAGGCACGCAAGCCTACACCTAAAAATGAGCAACGGCCCATTGACCGCGTGCTGCGATCAG GTCCTCACCCGCCTTCGCCATCCATACCACGATCTCCTGGATATGGGACATACCCAGGGCGACGCCGTAAGGAGGGTCCACCCTTGGTGATGATGTTCCCCTGTATCCCCTGTGGCAGAGATGTTGAGCTGGGAGAGAAAGGCCTAACTGACTGTTTGCGTAACCTCACCTTGGAGCGTATAGTGGAGAG GTACAGACACACAGTGAGTCTGGGCAGTGTGGCTGTGATGTGCCAGTTTTGTAAGCCTCCTCAAACTCTGGAAGCCACCAAGGGCTGTGCTGACTGCAGGTCCAATTTCTGCAATGAGTGTTTCAAACTCTATCACCCATGGGGAACGCCACGCGCACAGCATGAGCACATCCAGCCTACACTCAACTTCAGACCAAAG GTATTGACTTGTCCGGAGCACGACCAGGAGAAGCTGCAGTTCTATTGTCGGTCCTGTCAGCGGCTGCTCTGTCCCCTCTGCAAACTGCGccgcattcacactggacacaaaatCCTCCCAGTGGCCCAGGCATACCAAGCGCTGAAG GAGAAGATTACAAAGGAGATGAACTACATTCTGTCCAACCAGGACACAGTTCTGGCTCAGATTACCCAGCTGGAGAGTTCCATCACTCAGACTGAG GTAAACAGCGTGTCAGCCAGAGAGCAGCTGGCTCAGAGCATCAGGGATCTGACGGCTGCTCTCGCAGAGCGTCACGCTTCGCTCACTCAAGCCCTGGAGGGGGCGCGACAGAAACGAGGCGAGGCATTGGCTGCTCAAGTGGCGGAGAGACGGGGCTTATTAGAGCACGCTGGGCTCATGGCGTTTACCCAGGAACTGCTAAAAGAAACAGACCAGCCCTGCTTTGTGCAGGCTTCCCGACAGACTCATAACAG GTTGAGTAAAGCAATTGAGAATCTCCAGCATTTCACACTAGCAGCCGATCCATCCTTCAGGCACTTCCAGCTGGATGTCTCCAAAGAACTCAAACTCCTGACAGAGTTGAACTTCATCCAGG TGCCCTTGGCTCCAGTGATTGATACCCAGCGTAGCCTGGCCTACGACCAGCTTTTCTTGTGCTGGCGACTCCCCCCAGAGTCTGCACCCTCCTGGCACTTTTCTGTAGAGTATCGCCGTCGAGGAGTGGTACCAGGAGGAGCGTCCAGAAGCGGAATCAGAGGAGGATTGGCCGCTGCACGCTGGGGCTGGCAGCGATTGGATGAAGTGAGTGGAAGCAGTGCTGTGATTGACAGGTTGGAGATGGACAGCGTGTATGTGCTGCGGGTAAGAGGCTGCAACAAGGCGGGCTATGGAGAATACAGCGAGGAGGTGTACCTGCACACTCCGCCTGCACCAG TGCTTAACTTCTACCTGGACTCTCGCTGGGGTCTCCATGCTGACAGGCTGGTGGTCAGCAAAGAGCAGCGCTGTGCCCGCAGTGTCCCTGgtctctctctgctgcaggCTGCTGACCACGCCCTCACTTCCTGTCACCTGACTTCTGACCTCCTTGTAGGTGATGTAGCCATTACACAGGGACGGCACTATTGGGCATGCTCAGTGGAGCCTGGGTCTTACCTTGTGAAG GTGGGAGTGGGCCTGGAGTCAAAACTGCAGGAGTGGTTTCACCTTCCGCAAGACATGGCCAGTCCCCG CTACGACCCAGACAGTGGCCATGACAGCGGGGCGGAGGATGCCCTGGATTGTGCTCCACCCTTCTGCTTCCTGACTATGGGGATGGGCAAACTCTACCTACCACAGCACAGCTACCACCATCAACAACGGGACCCCATCACCAACGGCAACAGCCCGTCATCACCCACGGGCCTCACCTACCCGCTGCCGCCCCGGCTCGGTGTGTGCCTTGACTTTGAGAAGGGACGCGTTACGTTCTACGATGCCCACTCTCTGCGGCCTCTGTGGGAAGGCCATGTGGATTGCTCCGGCCCCGTGTGCCCGGCTTTCTGTTTCATTGGTGGAGGagccctgcagctgcaggagctGGTAGCCAATCGCAATGCAGATCAGACTCCGGTCAGACGGGTGACCATCCAGCCCAGAGTTTCCAATTTAAATAATAACTGA